A part of Fusarium oxysporum Fo47 chromosome III, complete sequence genomic DNA contains:
- a CDS encoding glycoside hydrolase superfamily translates to MVRFSSILAAAACFVAVESVDIKVDSKGGNATSGHQYGFLHEDINNSGDGGIYAELIRNRAFQYSKKYPVSLSGWRSINDAKLSLNRLDTPLSDALPVSMNVKPGKGKSKEIGFLNEGYWGMDVKKQKYTGSFWVKGAYKGHFTASLRSNLTDDVFASVKVKSKANKKQWVEHEFVLTPNKNAPNSNNTFAITYDPKGADGALDFNLISLFPPTYKGRKNGLRVDLAEALEGLHPSLLRFPGGNMLEGNTNKTWWDWKDTLGPLRNRPGFEGVWNYQQTHGLGILEYLQWAEDMNLEIIVGVYAGLSLDGSVTPKDQLQPLIDDALDEIEFIRGPVTSKWGKKRAELGHPKPFRLSYVEIGNEDWLAGYPTGWNSYKEYRFPMFLDAIKKAHPDLTVISSGASFDPVGDKENAGFDIPAPGIGDYHPYREPNALVEEFNLFDNNKYGHIIGEVASTHPNGGTGWSGNLMPYPWWISGVGEAVALCGYERNADRIPGTFYAPILKNENRWQWSITMIQFAADSAMTTRSTSWYVWSLFAGHPMTHTLPATSNFDPLYYVAGKNEDKGTLIWKGAAYNTTKGADVPVSLSFEGVKPGAQAELTLLTNKEKDPFAFNDPHKGNNVVDTKKTVLKADGKGAFNFKLPNLSVAVLETLKKGKPYSS, encoded by the exons ATGGTTCGCTTCAGTTCAATCCTTGCGGCTGCGGCTTGCTTCGTGGCTGTTGAGTCTGTCGACATCAAGGTGGACAGCAAGGGCGGAAACGCCACTAGCGGTCACCAATATGGCTTCCTTCACGAG GATATTAACAACTCCGGTGATGGCGGCATCTACGCTGAACTCATCCGCAACCGAGCTTTCCAGTACAGCAAGAAATACCCTGTTTCTCTCTCTGGCTGGAGATCTATCAACGATGCTAAGCTCTCCCTCAACCGTCTCGACACCCCTCTTTCCGACGCTCTCCCCGTTTCCATGAACGTCAAGCCTGGAAAGGGCAAGTCCAAGGAGATTGGTTTCCTCAACGAGGGGTACTGGGGAATGgatgtcaagaagcagaagtaCACTGGCTCCTTCTGGGTCAAGGGTGCTTACAAGGGGCACTTTACTGCTTCTCTGCGATCAAACCTTACCGACGATGTCTTTGCCAGCGTCAAGgtcaagtccaaggccaacaagaagcagTGGGTTGAGCATGAGTTTGTGCTCACTCCTAACAAGAACGCTCCTAACAGCAACAACACTTTTGCTATTACCTATGATCCCAAG GGCGCTGATGGAGCCCTGGACTTCAACCTCATCAGCTTGTTCCCTCCTACCTACAAGGGCCGTAAGAACGGTCTTCGGGTTGACCTTGCTGAGGCTCTCGAAGGTCTCCACCCC AGCCTGCTGCGCTTCCCTGGTGGTAACATGCTCGAGggcaacaccaacaagacCTGGTGGGACTGGAAGGATACCCTCGGACCTCTCCGCAACCGCCCTGGTTTCGAGGGTGTCTGGAACTACCAGCAGACCCACGGTCTTGGAATCTTGGAGTACCTTCAGTGGGCTGAGGATATGAACCTCGAAATCA TTGTCGGTGTCTATGCTGGTCTTTCCCTCGATGGCTCCGTCACTCCCAAGGACCAACTCCAGCCTCTCATCGACGACGCCCTCGACGAGATCGAATTCATTCGAGGTCCTGTCACTTCAAAGTGGGGTAAGAAGCGTGCTGAGCTCGGTCACCCCAAGCCTTTCAGACTCTCATACGTTGAAATCGGAAACGAGGATTGGCTCGCTGGCTACCCCACCGGCTGGAACTCTTACAAGGAGTACCGCTTCCCCATGTTCCTCGATGCCATTAAGAAGGCTCACCCTGATCTCACCGTAATCTCCTCCGGCGCTTCTTTTGACCCCGTTGGTGACAAGGAGAATGCTGGCTTTGACATTCCTGCTCCTGGAATCGGCGACTACCATCCTTACCGCGAGCCTAATGCTCTAGTTGAGGAGTTCAACCTGTTTGATAACAACAAGTACGGCCATATCATTGGCGAGGTGGCTTCTACTCACCCCAACGGTGGCACTGGCTGGAGTGGCAATTTGATGCCTTATCCCTGGTGGATCTCTGGTGTCGGCGAGGCCGTCGCTCTCTGCGGCTATGAGCGCAACGCTGATCGCATCCCCGGAACTTTCTACGCTCCTATCCTTAAGAACGAGAACCGCTGGCAGTGGTCTATCACCATGATCCAATTCGCCGCCGATTCTGCCATGACCACCCGCTCTACCAGTTGGTACGTCTGGTCCCTCTTCGCCGGACACCCTATGACACATACCCTCCCTGCCACCTCCAACTTCGACCCTCTCTACTACGTCGCTGGCAAGAACGAGGACAAGGGAACTCTTATCTGGAAGGGTGCTGCGTacaacaccaccaagggCGCTGACGTTCCTGTCTCTCTGTCCTTCGAGGGTGTAAAACCCGGTGCTCAGGCCGAGCTTACTCTTCTGACCAACAAGGAGAAAGATCCTTTTGCGTTCAACGATCCTCACAAGGGTAACAATGTTGTTGATACTAAGAAGACTGTTCTCAAGGCTGATGGAAAGGGTGCCTTCAACTTTAAGCTTCCTAACCTTAGTGTTGCTGTTCTTGAGACTCTTAAGAAGGGAAAGCCTTACTCTAGCTAG
- a CDS encoding general substrate transporter, whose product MSVPTYMGVSGKSLAILQIAAIVAPSFVLFGYNQAGIGGLLSEEDWVKTFPEIDTVNSTGADKSSKSTLQGFVVATFVIGALIGSLSCSYTGDKFGRRNVIFAAAICSLIGEILEASSFGLAQFIVGRVIIGLGIGQLSSIVPVWQSETSAAVNRGRQVVLTGLFICLGYVLESWINLGFFEFHHGPVTWRPPIAIAIAFSLILMASIYFFPESPRWLVLKNRSEEARHAVAALRGLPIDSTEVLAEVAGIEHSLEETSDNAARLGDMLKMGEDKLLYRFILCILLQFYQQMSGSNLVSVYANVLFQKNLGMSAETAKILTGGALTWKFLASFIAFFTIDRFGRRAVFMISGIGMSACMIALAITTSFGSENKPAMIAAGCFIYLYNTFVPIGFLGANFLYCTEVAPIRLRMAMSSISTGNHWLWNFIVVMVTPVALESIGWQYYIVYAVIAACVPISVFLFFPETMGRNLEEIELIFKESPSVFSTVKFAKTRPRNTPQQFLASKEKADHLEQSEE is encoded by the exons ATGAGCGTGCCAACATACATGGGCGTCAGTGGCAAGTCCCTCGCCATCCTCCAAATCGCCGCCATCGTCGCTCCCtccttcgtcctcttcggCTACAACCAAGCTGGCATTGGCGGTCTCCTCTCCGAAGAAGACTGGGTCAAGACCTTCCCCGAGATCGACACCGTCAACTCTACCGGCGCAGACAAGAGCTCCAAATCAACGCTTCAGGGCTTTGTTGTCGCGACATTTGTCATTGGTGCGCTGATTGGCTCGTTGAGTTGCTCGTATACGGGTGATAAGTTTGGACGCAGAAATGTCATCTTTGCGGCGGCGATTTGCTCCTTGATTGGAGAGATCCTCGAGGCTTCGTCTTTTGGACTGGCGCAGTTCATTGTCGGGCGTGTCATTATTGGTCTGGGTATTGGACAGCTTAGTTCGATTGTGCCGGTTTGGCAGAGTGAGACGTCGGCGGCCGTGAACCGTGGTCGTCAGGTTGTGTTGACTGGTCTTTTCATCTGCCTTGGTTACGTTCTTGAGTCATGGATCAACCTTGGTTTCTTCGAGTTTCACCATGGTCCTGTTACCTGGAGACCCCCGATCGCCATTGCCATCGCCTtctccctcatcctcatggCTAGCATTTATTTCTTCCCTGAGAGTCCTCGATGGCTCGTCCTCAAGAACCGATCTGAGGAGGCCCGTCACGCCGTCGCTGCCCTTCGGGGTCTTCCCATCGACTCGACAGAGGTTCTCGCTGAAGTTGCTGGCATTGAGCACTCCCTCGAAGAGACCTCCGATAATGCTGCTCGTCTAGGCGATATGCTCAAGATGGGTGAGGATAAGCTCCTGTACCGCTTCATCCTCTGCATTCTTCTTCAGTTCTACCAGCAGATGAGTGGTTCCAACCTCGTCAGTGTCTACGCCAACGTTctcttccagaagaactTGGGTATGAGCGCCGAGACTGCCAAGATTCTCACCGGAGGAGCTCTCACTTGGAAGTTCCTTGCTTCTTTCATTGCCTTCTTCACCATCGATCGTTTCGGTCGTCGCGCCGTTTTCATGATCAGTGGTATTGGTATGTCAGCTTGCATGATCGCCCtcgccatcaccacctcTTTCGGCAGTGAGAACAAGCCTGCCATGATTGCTGCTGGTTGCTTCATTTACCTTTACAACACCTTCGTTCCCATCGGTTTCCTGGGCGCCAACTTCTTGTACTGTACTGAGGTTGCTCCCATTCGCCTCCGAATGGCCATGTCTTCCATCTCGACCGGTAACCACTGGCTTTG GAACTTCATTGTCGTCATGGTCACCCCCGTCGCTCTCGAAAGTATCGGCTGGCAGTACTACATTGTGTACGCCGTCATCGCCGCATGCGTTCCCATCTcggtcttcctcttcttccctgaAACCATGGGTCGCAACCTCGAAGAGATCGAGCTCATCTTCAAGGAATCGCCCTCTGTGTTCTCAACAGTCAAGTTTGCAAAGACTCGACCTCGCAACACTCCTCAGCAATTCCTCGCAAGCAAGGAAAAGGCTGATCACTTGGAGCAAAGCGAAGAGTAA